The genomic interval GGCGAAGTCCGCATGAAAAAAATCTCCTGACTGCATAACAAGGCTTAGCGAACGGCGGATAACCTCATTAATGCGCTTTTGGCGTTGTGTTGGCTCATGTTCTCGTCGGGGTTTCCCCATCAATGTATCCTTCATTTTACTAGGAAAGACATAATATGTCAGCCTTCATATTTCAAGAGAAATCAAGGGAATTTTCCTTATTGCTTTTATTGAGAAAGGGCCTTTTTCAACAATGCGTTAATAATTTGTGGATTTCCCTGACCTTGAGTCGCCTTCATTATCTGGCCAACAAACCAACCAAACAACTTATCATTACCACCTTTGTAATCATTTACCTTATCAGGATTCTCTACCATTATCTGGGCAATAGCTTTTTGAAGTGCATCACTATCGCTCACTTGCTTCAGACCTTTTTCTGCCACAATATCGGAGGCCGATTTTCCTGTTTCCCACATGAGCGGAAAGACGTCTTTGGCAATGCGTCCCGAAATTTCCCCACGAACAATCAGATCCACAAGCTCCGCCAGACTTTCCGGCCCCACAGGAGCATGCGTTACAGCCAAATCGTTTTTGTTACAAAGCGCAAAAAACTCCACCAACATCCAGTTAGCAAGAAGTTTTGCCACTTTTTCACCTTTATCTGCCCATGTTTGTGAGGCAGCAAGCATTGCCATGAAATAGGCGTACGATTCTTCTTCGGCTACGATCAGTGATGCATCATAGGCAGAAAGACCATGGTCACGAATCAAGCCTTCTTTTTGGTGCTCAGGAAGCTCCGGCATATTCAGACGCACATTATCAATAAAGCTTTGCTCAATAACCAACGGAGGTAAGTCTGGGTCCGGAAAATATCGATAATCATGGGCATCTTCTTTGCTACGCATGCTCCGTGTTTCTGTTTTCACAGGATCATACAAGCGTGTCTCTTGATCGACGGTGCCTCCACGTTCAAGAATATCCATTTGTCTCTCAATTTCATAGCGAATCGCCTGCCCCATAAAACGAATAGAGTTCACATTTTTGATCTCAGCCCGTGTACCAAAGGGGGTATCCGGGCGATGAAGCGAAATATTCACATCC from Alphaproteobacteria bacterium carries:
- the gatB gene encoding Asp-tRNA(Asn)/Glu-tRNA(Gln) amidotransferase subunit GatB is translated as MSQQAQMIQGKTGLWEVVIGLEVHAQISSHAKLFSGASTAFGAEPNAHVSLVDAAFPGMLPVINAVCVEQAVRTGIGLNAHVNTRSVFDRKNYFYADLPQGYQISQFTDPIVSEGHLDIDLDETKTKRIRIERLHLEQDAGKSIHDMHPTKTFIDLNRSGVALMEIVTYPDMRTPEEAMAFMKKLRALLRALKTCDGNMDQGSMRADVNISLHRPDTPFGTRAEIKNVNSIRFMGQAIRYEIERQMDILERGGTVDQETRLYDPVKTETRSMRSKEDAHDYRYFPDPDLPPLVIEQSFIDNVRLNMPELPEHQKEGLIRDHGLSAYDASLIVAEEESYAYFMAMLAASQTWADKGEKVAKLLANWMLVEFFALCNKNDLAVTHAPVGPESLAELVDLIVRGEISGRIAKDVFPLMWETGKSASDIVAEKGLKQVSDSDALQKAIAQIMVENPDKVNDYKGGNDKLFGWFVGQIMKATQGQGNPQIINALLKKALSQ